A window of Halodesulfovibrio aestuarii DSM 17919 = ATCC 29578 contains these coding sequences:
- a CDS encoding class I SAM-dependent methyltransferase — MRPRHIPSILQFTKLIWQQVAASWNDTETVAVAVDGTVGNGHDTLFLAELVGEKGHVYGFDVQASGLANAQERLESASMAERVTLFHDGHEKVAERLPEETVVAGAMYNLGYLPGSDHAVITRAHTTIASLQALLPMLAANGVVTVHIYTGHEGGSAEGDEIQAWAATLSWKDFRVGRYDFPNKELNKEHLLVIEKL, encoded by the coding sequence ATGCGGCCTAGGCACATTCCTTCTATATTACAGTTTACAAAATTAATTTGGCAGCAGGTTGCTGCAAGCTGGAACGACACGGAAACCGTAGCTGTGGCTGTCGACGGAACTGTTGGTAATGGTCACGATACATTGTTTCTTGCGGAACTTGTCGGTGAAAAAGGTCACGTGTACGGTTTCGACGTGCAGGCGTCTGGACTTGCGAATGCTCAGGAACGGCTTGAAAGTGCATCGATGGCAGAGCGCGTTACGCTGTTCCACGATGGACACGAAAAGGTAGCGGAAAGACTTCCGGAAGAAACCGTCGTTGCAGGCGCTATGTACAACTTGGGCTACCTTCCGGGGAGTGACCATGCTGTCATTACCCGTGCCCATACGACGATTGCTTCTCTGCAGGCGTTGCTCCCTATGTTGGCGGCAAACGGTGTGGTCACAGTACATATATATACAGGGCATGAAGGCGGCAGCGCCGAAGGTGATGAGATTCAGGCGTGGGCGGCGACGTTATCGTGGAAAGATTTCCGTGTGGGACGATATGATTTTCCGAATAAAGAATTAAACAAAGAACACTTACTCGTTATCGAGAAGCTTTAA
- a CDS encoding SAM-dependent methyltransferase: MNNTTLYLAPRGFEKELEKELTNIVAHKGRLFIAKGGVQKAIWAQNIWLNPVEIPIASIGDAAKQLKAIQRNWWLHSVDNHRRAKLIQAKLPHVSGKRIEYGAPKPTAPLGSWTLWEPDTIIAASRCTSPYPDGELNFVEDKETSPTRAYLKLWELFTILERSPKKGELCLDLGSCPGGWTWVIANTGAHVFSIDKAEIHPRIGSMPNVNFCTGSAFGLDPRHAGEIDWLFSDVICYPERLYTLVERWLEHGECRNFACTIKFQAETDYETLEKFKQIPNSKIIHLSCNKHEVTWVKLEEWDK; encoded by the coding sequence ATGAATAACACTACGCTATATCTTGCCCCTCGGGGATTTGAAAAAGAGCTTGAAAAAGAGCTTACAAATATTGTTGCACACAAGGGTCGCCTGTTCATCGCTAAAGGCGGCGTGCAGAAAGCCATATGGGCACAAAACATTTGGCTGAACCCAGTCGAAATCCCTATTGCTTCAATCGGGGACGCTGCAAAACAGCTAAAAGCCATCCAACGAAACTGGTGGCTGCACAGCGTGGATAACCACCGCAGAGCAAAACTTATTCAAGCCAAGTTGCCGCATGTATCTGGAAAACGCATTGAATATGGTGCACCAAAGCCAACCGCTCCATTAGGCTCATGGACTCTCTGGGAACCTGACACCATTATCGCGGCAAGTCGTTGCACCAGCCCATACCCTGATGGCGAATTAAATTTTGTAGAAGATAAGGAAACCTCTCCAACGCGAGCCTATCTCAAGCTATGGGAACTTTTCACCATACTTGAGCGCAGCCCGAAAAAAGGCGAACTCTGTCTTGATCTCGGAAGCTGTCCCGGAGGCTGGACGTGGGTTATTGCAAACACAGGTGCCCATGTTTTCAGCATTGATAAAGCAGAAATTCATCCTCGAATCGGCTCTATGCCCAATGTAAATTTCTGCACCGGCAGCGCATTCGGGCTTGATCCACGCCATGCAGGGGAAATAGACTGGCTCTTCAGTGACGTTATCTGCTATCCGGAACGCCTGTACACTCTTGTTGAACGCTGGCTCGAACACGGTGAATGCCGTAACTTTGCCTGCACCATCAAGTTTCAGGCCGAAACAGATTATGAAACATTAGAAAAATTCAAACAAATTCCGAACTCAAAAATTATCCATCTCTCATGCAACAAGCATGAAGTAACATGGGTTAAGCTTGAAGAATGGGATAAGTAG
- a CDS encoding cytochrome c3 family protein, translating into MRKLSIICLLCICAVASVAFAEEAVTSGPDDIVINRVKGNSDRDLSVTFNHSSHEGYSCNTCHHKWKDPEAKPKFSAPVKDSKPPKGCVSCHNNTTVEKSNNWRSYFRAMHKKGVHPSCLSCHIEEFGNDKEMTGCYESACHPDGLH; encoded by the coding sequence ATGAGAAAATTATCTATCATTTGTCTGCTTTGTATCTGTGCAGTCGCGAGTGTTGCGTTTGCAGAAGAAGCAGTAACATCAGGGCCGGACGATATCGTTATCAACCGTGTTAAAGGTAATAGTGACCGTGACTTGTCCGTGACCTTTAATCACTCCAGCCATGAAGGGTATTCGTGTAATACATGTCACCATAAGTGGAAGGATCCGGAAGCAAAACCTAAGTTTAGCGCACCGGTAAAAGATTCCAAACCGCCAAAAGGCTGCGTATCATGTCATAACAATACTACAGTGGAGAAAAGTAATAACTGGCGTTCCTACTTCCGTGCCATGCACAAGAAAGGAGTTCACCCTTCCTGTCTTTCCTGTCATATCGAAGAGTTTGGTAACGACAAAGAAATGACTGGTTGCTATGAATCCGCTTGCCATCCTGACGGGCTTCACTAA
- a CDS encoding 4Fe-4S dicluster domain-containing protein: MIKGKAFFVDLTLCTACRGCQVACKQWKDLPAEETRNVGSHQNPQDLSAKTIRLVRFNEVKEDGKLKWLFFPEQCRHCIEPPCKYIGNMYADGAVKQDPVTGAVIMTDKTKGITRLESWEMCPYNVPRRDEESGIWNKCDMCINRISKGMLPACVKSCPTGTMNFGDRDEMLALANARLAEVQKTNPDAYLADPEHVRVIYLCESAPENYHNRLVASTAQRENLVAAAPKPKTVTRRGMFKSVLGGNENA; this comes from the coding sequence ATGATTAAAGGTAAAGCTTTTTTTGTCGACCTTACCCTCTGTACTGCATGTCGCGGTTGTCAGGTTGCTTGTAAACAGTGGAAAGATCTTCCGGCAGAAGAAACCCGTAACGTGGGCTCTCACCAGAATCCGCAGGATTTGTCTGCAAAAACTATCCGTCTTGTTCGTTTTAACGAAGTAAAAGAAGACGGTAAACTCAAGTGGCTTTTCTTTCCGGAACAATGTCGTCATTGCATTGAGCCGCCGTGTAAATATATCGGTAACATGTATGCAGATGGTGCTGTAAAACAGGATCCCGTCACAGGGGCTGTCATTATGACAGACAAAACAAAAGGTATTACCCGCCTTGAAAGCTGGGAAATGTGCCCGTACAACGTTCCGCGTCGTGATGAAGAAAGCGGCATCTGGAATAAATGTGATATGTGCATTAACCGTATAAGCAAGGGGATGCTTCCAGCCTGTGTGAAAAGCTGTCCCACCGGCACTATGAATTTTGGTGACCGTGATGAAATGCTTGCATTAGCTAATGCACGTCTTGCTGAAGTGCAAAAGACTAATCCGGACGCGTATCTCGCAGATCCTGAGCATGTTCGTGTGATTTATCTTTGTGAATCTGCACCGGAAAACTACCATAACAGGCTTGTTGCTTCCACAGCGCAGCGTGAAAATCTGGTAGCAGCAGCGCCTAAACCGAAAACCGTAACCCGTCGCGGCATGTTTAAAAGCGTGTTGGGCGGAAACGAAAATGCCTAA
- the fdnG gene encoding formate dehydrogenase-N subunit alpha, which yields MRMQRRTFLKTTATAVTVTAFTGLGPAFALDNVVKEAGENKIQWSKQTTSICAFCSVGCGLLVHTNKSTGRVVNVEGNSDHPINCGSLCAKGASSIQMTVNADRPTKCMYRAPYSDAFEVKDWDWCKKRIAKLIKKSRDESFEEKNAAGKVVNRTMGIASLGSAALDNEECYAMHSFMRSLGLVYVEHQARIUHSATVAALGESFGRGAMTNHWNDLQNSDCILIMGSNPAENHPISFKWVLKAQRAGAKVIHVDPRFTRTSARSDMHAALRSGTDIAVLGGMINYILQEKRYFKEYMVEYTNASFIVGEDYGFKDGLFTGFDPVTRSYDKSKWTFEMDSKGNPKRDKSLAHPRCVFQIMKKHYERYTLDNVSSMSGVSVEDLKQIYTLYTETGTAKKAGTIMYAMGWTQHSVGVQNIRSMAMIQLLLGNMGIAGGGVNALRGECNVQGSTDYALLYHILPGYLKTPLAGQDTLEQYNKAFTPVSNDPKSANWWSNYPKYSASLIKAMYENDDPKDAYNYLPRLDSHKASEYSWLPLIDRMADGKFSGALIWGMNPACSGSDSEKTRKALSELDWMVNVNLFTCETSDFWKGPGMDPKSVKTETFYLPCASAIEKEGSVSNSGRWMQWRYKAQEPQDGVLTDGHYFHELWEELVHLYNEESGAYPEPITHLTFNNMCEADEDGHYHFSAQQTARLCNGWFTRDVEVKGKKFTKGQQVPSFAYLQDDGSTTSGNWLYCNSYTDEGNKAERHDSTQTAEQARIGLYPNWTWCWPVNRRIIYNRASCDPKGNPWNPEKAVIKWNGEKWVGDVPDGGWAPGTKHPFIMLKHGMGQLFGPGRADGPLPEYYEPLECPIDSHAFSKQLNTPTAVHFEDEKKAVADERYPFVASTYRVTEHWQTGSMTRWMSWLVEAEPQMFVEISPQLAKLRGFENGEKVIVESVRGSLWAIAMVTDRIQPFKIAGKDVHMVGMPWHYGWVTPKDGGDSANLVTPNVGDPNTGIPEYKAFMVNVRKWKEGDA from the coding sequence TTGCGAATGCAAAGAAGGACGTTTTTGAAGACGACTGCAACAGCAGTAACTGTCACCGCATTTACAGGATTGGGGCCTGCATTTGCTTTGGACAATGTAGTGAAAGAAGCTGGAGAGAATAAAATTCAGTGGAGTAAACAGACCACATCTATCTGTGCGTTCTGTTCTGTCGGCTGTGGTTTGTTGGTTCACACCAACAAATCAACCGGACGCGTTGTAAACGTGGAAGGTAACAGCGATCATCCGATTAACTGTGGCTCTCTTTGTGCTAAAGGGGCTAGTTCTATCCAGATGACTGTAAATGCAGATAGGCCAACTAAATGCATGTACCGTGCACCGTATAGTGATGCGTTTGAAGTTAAAGATTGGGATTGGTGTAAAAAACGTATTGCAAAGCTCATAAAAAAATCTCGTGATGAGTCTTTTGAAGAGAAAAACGCAGCAGGGAAAGTGGTTAACCGTACTATGGGAATTGCTTCTCTGGGGTCTGCCGCTCTTGATAACGAAGAATGTTATGCAATGCATTCTTTTATGCGTTCCCTTGGTCTGGTGTATGTGGAACACCAGGCACGAATCTGACACAGCGCAACAGTAGCGGCTCTGGGAGAGTCGTTCGGACGCGGTGCCATGACCAACCACTGGAATGATTTACAGAACAGTGATTGCATTTTGATTATGGGTAGTAACCCTGCCGAAAATCATCCAATTTCTTTTAAATGGGTACTTAAAGCTCAGCGTGCTGGTGCCAAAGTAATCCATGTCGATCCTCGATTTACCCGTACCTCTGCACGTTCAGATATGCATGCCGCGCTTCGTTCCGGCACTGATATCGCTGTGCTTGGCGGTATGATTAATTACATTCTGCAAGAGAAACGGTACTTCAAAGAGTACATGGTGGAATACACCAACGCCTCCTTTATTGTAGGTGAAGATTACGGATTTAAAGATGGTTTATTTACCGGTTTTGATCCTGTTACTCGTTCCTATGATAAGTCCAAGTGGACATTTGAAATGGATAGTAAGGGTAATCCTAAACGGGATAAATCTCTTGCACACCCACGTTGTGTATTCCAGATTATGAAGAAACATTATGAGCGCTACACTCTCGATAACGTTTCTTCCATGTCCGGTGTTTCTGTTGAAGATTTGAAGCAGATTTATACGTTGTATACTGAAACCGGTACCGCTAAAAAAGCTGGTACCATTATGTATGCAATGGGCTGGACTCAGCATTCTGTCGGTGTACAAAACATTCGTTCAATGGCGATGATCCAGCTTTTGTTGGGTAACATGGGCATTGCCGGCGGTGGTGTTAACGCGCTGCGTGGTGAATGTAACGTACAGGGGTCAACAGACTATGCGTTGTTATATCACATTCTTCCCGGTTATCTTAAAACACCGTTAGCTGGTCAGGATACTCTTGAACAGTACAACAAGGCATTTACTCCGGTTTCCAATGATCCGAAAAGTGCAAACTGGTGGAGCAACTATCCTAAGTATTCTGCAAGCCTTATTAAGGCGATGTACGAAAATGACGACCCGAAAGATGCTTATAACTATCTACCGCGCCTTGATTCTCATAAAGCCAGTGAATACTCCTGGCTGCCTCTTATCGACCGTATGGCAGACGGGAAATTTTCCGGTGCACTTATCTGGGGTATGAACCCTGCGTGTTCCGGTTCTGACTCTGAGAAAACCCGTAAGGCTCTCAGTGAGTTGGACTGGATGGTAAACGTTAACTTGTTTACCTGTGAGACCAGTGACTTCTGGAAAGGGCCCGGCATGGATCCTAAGTCTGTTAAAACCGAGACATTCTATCTGCCGTGTGCATCTGCAATCGAAAAAGAGGGATCGGTTTCCAACTCCGGCCGCTGGATGCAGTGGCGTTATAAAGCGCAGGAACCGCAGGACGGCGTATTGACCGATGGTCACTACTTCCATGAACTGTGGGAAGAGCTTGTGCATCTTTATAATGAAGAGAGCGGGGCATATCCGGAGCCAATCACCCATCTTACTTTCAATAATATGTGTGAAGCGGATGAAGACGGTCACTATCACTTCAGCGCCCAGCAGACTGCACGTCTGTGTAACGGCTGGTTCACCCGTGATGTAGAAGTAAAGGGCAAAAAGTTTACAAAGGGACAACAGGTTCCCAGCTTCGCATACCTTCAAGATGATGGTTCCACCACTTCCGGTAACTGGCTCTATTGTAACTCCTATACAGATGAAGGGAACAAGGCAGAGCGTCACGACAGCACTCAGACTGCCGAACAGGCACGTATCGGCCTGTACCCGAACTGGACTTGGTGTTGGCCTGTTAACCGTCGTATCATTTACAACAGAGCCTCCTGTGATCCAAAGGGTAACCCGTGGAATCCAGAGAAAGCTGTAATTAAATGGAACGGCGAAAAGTGGGTTGGTGATGTGCCGGACGGCGGCTGGGCACCTGGTACCAAGCATCCATTCATCATGCTTAAGCATGGTATGGGACAGCTCTTTGGTCCCGGGCGTGCAGATGGCCCTCTTCCTGAATACTACGAGCCGTTGGAATGTCCTATTGACTCCCATGCATTCTCAAAGCAGTTGAATACCCCGACGGCTGTTCATTTTGAAGATGAAAAGAAAGCTGTTGCGGACGAGCGTTACCCGTTTGTTGCATCCACGTACCGTGTGACAGAACACTGGCAGACTGGTTCCATGACTCGCTGGATGAGTTGGCTTGTGGAAGCAGAACCGCAGATGTTTGTCGAAATCAGTCCACAGCTTGCAAAGCTGCGCGGTTTTGAAAATGGTGAAAAAGTTATTGTAGAAAGCGTGCGTGGTTCCCTGTGGGCAATCGCGATGGTTACTGATCGCATACAGCCGTTTAAAATTGCCGGTAAAGACGTGCATATGGTTGGTATGCCATGGCATTACGGCTGGGTAACACCGAAAGACGGTGGTGATTCTGCAAACTTGGTTACCCCTAACGTCGGTGACCCGAACACCGGTATTCCAGAGTACAAAGCCTTTATGGTCAATGTGCGCAAATGGAAGGAGGGTGATGCATAA
- a CDS encoding RidA family protein: MSNITRITPGVRMSKATIFNGVAYLCGQVPDNTECGISDQARNMLEKVDALLKEVGSDRKHVLSVMVYLRDMKDFAGFNAVWDTWFEEGYAPARACIEARLARPELLCEVSVTAAVIAN; encoded by the coding sequence ATGTCTAATATTACTCGTATTACCCCTGGTGTCCGTATGAGCAAGGCGACCATTTTTAACGGTGTAGCCTACCTTTGTGGACAAGTACCTGACAACACAGAATGCGGCATCAGCGATCAGGCACGTAACATGCTTGAAAAAGTAGATGCTCTTTTGAAGGAAGTAGGCAGCGATAGAAAACATGTTCTTTCTGTAATGGTATATCTCAGAGACATGAAAGACTTTGCAGGATTCAACGCAGTTTGGGACACATGGTTTGAAGAAGGCTATGCTCCAGCCAGAGCTTGCATCGAAGCCCGACTCGCCAGACCGGAACTCCTCTGTGAAGTTTCTGTAACAGCAGCAGTTATTGCCAACTAG
- a CDS encoding mechanosensitive ion channel domain-containing protein, which yields MKFFIFALYCLSILTFPISVSAQGVEEQTHIIDSERFKVLAVLEDEENALREAAAAQLDKIRADLFTYHSSYQQIVLSQGIAGATPMGLRELYARLASLNKKLVGIAESLKDLQNQIEARVESLNSATGELNTKALKELSSDNVGDFKSYIGRLGKLERVLKKQLSRIKRELASVNKLVKRTSTLLARMEQELPLKWKNYFLAGKNPPFSQYFWQKHFSSTNWFSLRLPIWQGRLASAFDEWPSKALFFTMLFALFGGLGLFAGKRIFPKSKHKVEMRKLCGAWAVLSAGISIIFTEYHFFPQTTGVTSIIGASVFSFGAMWGGNIIRRTFSDYAKPSRTPLTWLFAGGGLILVLGMPEQLAIPLWLLLAASVICVMKMRLVSYSGGLSRHPWFWVLVLSVLMAVMGYGRLAAFTGMILFLVYFMFTMGMAGMHVVAHCVSRLPETGLYPFVRALALGISSPLIWTASLGLGGLWIYQFFGAGVLKATAAMKLGWQGFSLQLLNIVIVVALFFLTRAAIAVTDTYIGRMGMGWPRGKRGTMHSLKTISSYILWGLFGLLALNVLGVNLTSLTVIAGGLSVGIGFGMQTIFTNFMSGLILLFGRSIQQGDIIQVGELWCTVKKINIRTTVVETFENATLIIPNSDLISNQVTNWTKDNPTLRRDVLIGVAYGSDTELVEKTLLELADAHPHVLKSPAPWVLFNDFGASSLDFILRIWIDDIDYSLKTISELRFQIDKAFRERNIEIAFPQMDLHIRSAEGLQK from the coding sequence ATGAAGTTTTTTATTTTTGCTCTTTACTGTCTTTCTATCCTGACTTTTCCAATTTCTGTATCGGCTCAAGGAGTGGAAGAACAGACCCATATCATAGATTCAGAACGGTTTAAGGTGCTGGCTGTTCTCGAAGATGAGGAGAACGCTCTGCGGGAAGCGGCTGCAGCTCAGCTTGATAAAATTAGAGCGGATTTATTTACCTATCACTCCTCATACCAGCAGATTGTTCTCAGTCAGGGGATAGCCGGAGCTACCCCTATGGGGCTTCGGGAACTCTACGCACGTCTTGCCAGCCTGAATAAAAAACTGGTGGGAATTGCTGAATCGTTGAAAGACCTCCAAAATCAAATTGAGGCGCGGGTTGAAAGCCTTAACAGCGCCACGGGAGAGCTTAATACCAAGGCCTTGAAGGAGCTGTCTTCGGATAATGTCGGAGATTTTAAAAGCTATATTGGTCGACTGGGAAAATTGGAGCGGGTGCTTAAAAAACAGCTCTCCAGAATTAAAAGAGAACTTGCTTCCGTTAATAAACTTGTAAAAAGAACATCAACCCTGCTTGCGCGCATGGAGCAGGAACTCCCTCTTAAGTGGAAAAACTATTTTCTTGCTGGGAAAAATCCACCTTTTTCACAATATTTTTGGCAAAAGCACTTTTCTTCGACCAACTGGTTTTCTTTAAGACTTCCAATATGGCAGGGACGATTAGCCTCAGCCTTTGATGAGTGGCCGAGTAAAGCTCTCTTTTTTACAATGCTTTTTGCCTTGTTTGGAGGTTTGGGCTTGTTTGCAGGAAAACGCATTTTTCCAAAAAGCAAACATAAAGTTGAAATGCGTAAGCTTTGCGGCGCATGGGCAGTGTTATCTGCTGGTATATCAATCATTTTTACGGAGTATCATTTTTTTCCACAAACTACAGGTGTGACATCAATTATCGGAGCGAGTGTATTTAGTTTTGGTGCAATGTGGGGTGGAAACATAATTCGTCGTACCTTTAGTGACTATGCCAAACCATCTCGAACCCCCTTGACTTGGCTTTTTGCCGGAGGCGGTCTCATCCTTGTTCTTGGTATGCCTGAACAGCTTGCTATCCCTCTTTGGCTTCTTTTGGCCGCAAGTGTAATTTGTGTGATGAAAATGAGATTGGTCAGTTACTCCGGAGGATTGAGCCGTCATCCTTGGTTCTGGGTTCTCGTCCTGTCTGTACTTATGGCCGTAATGGGCTATGGCCGTTTGGCAGCATTTACAGGCATGATACTCTTCCTCGTTTATTTCATGTTCACTATGGGGATGGCAGGTATGCACGTTGTTGCTCACTGCGTTTCCCGCCTGCCTGAAACAGGTTTGTATCCATTCGTCCGGGCGTTAGCGCTAGGTATTTCATCTCCGTTGATTTGGACGGCCTCACTCGGCCTCGGAGGGCTTTGGATATACCAGTTCTTTGGTGCTGGAGTGCTCAAAGCTACCGCAGCTATGAAGCTTGGTTGGCAAGGTTTTTCTCTACAGTTATTAAATATAGTCATCGTTGTTGCGTTGTTTTTCCTCACTCGCGCAGCTATTGCCGTAACCGATACGTATATTGGTCGCATGGGCATGGGGTGGCCGAGAGGCAAGCGTGGCACCATGCACTCGCTTAAGACGATTTCGTCTTATATCTTATGGGGATTGTTCGGCCTGTTGGCGTTAAATGTGCTTGGGGTGAATTTGACTAGCCTGACGGTAATCGCAGGTGGTCTCTCTGTGGGGATCGGCTTTGGTATGCAGACTATCTTTACTAACTTTATGAGCGGTCTCATTTTGCTTTTCGGTCGGTCTATTCAGCAGGGAGATATTATTCAAGTTGGAGAGCTCTGGTGCACGGTGAAAAAAATTAATATTCGAACCACCGTTGTTGAAACTTTTGAAAATGCCACGCTCATAATTCCTAACTCTGATCTGATTTCTAATCAGGTGACGAACTGGACTAAAGATAATCCGACGTTACGCCGTGATGTCCTTATTGGAGTAGCTTATGGGTCAGACACAGAGCTTGTAGAAAAAACGCTGCTTGAACTTGCCGATGCGCACCCGCATGTTCTGAAAAGTCCGGCTCCCTGGGTTCTGTTCAATGACTTTGGAGCGAGTAGTCTTGATTTTATCCTTCGTATATGGATTGATGATATTGACTATTCGCTAAAAACTATTTCTGAGTTGCGTTTTCAAATCGACAAGGCATTCAGAGAGCGGAATATTGAAATAGCATTTCCGCAAATGGATTTGCATATTCGTTCTGCTGAAGGATTGCAAAAGTAA
- the corA gene encoding magnesium/cobalt transporter CorA — MARFLNKQDEKIGHPPGALIFVGQQKTEQPRIRLIDYDQNMLRDEFVDSIETLSAHKFSGSTSWLNVDGLHASDLMASIGSTFNISSLVLEDIINTGQRPKIDESAEAIFISLKMLSYDPIQTTVNAEQLSAVLTENLLLTFQEQPGSVFEPVRERIRRKNGRIRSLGPDYLLYTLLDCVFENYLKIVETMGEKIEEFDEEILTNPTQELLEKINFYKHEMAYIRKAVRPAREIVLKLVRIENELISPEISPFLRDLSDMSEQTVDAVEVYREMLNGHLNIYNMTITNRLNDVMKFLTVFATIFIPLSFLAGIYGMNFEVMPELHYQHGYYMLLSVMVLVVLLMLAYFKKKNWL; from the coding sequence ATGGCTAGATTTTTAAACAAGCAGGATGAAAAAATAGGGCATCCCCCCGGAGCACTTATATTTGTAGGACAACAAAAAACGGAGCAACCCCGTATAAGATTAATTGATTATGACCAGAATATGCTCCGAGATGAATTTGTAGATTCAATAGAAACTCTTTCTGCACACAAATTTAGTGGCTCAACTAGCTGGTTAAACGTAGACGGCTTGCATGCCTCAGATTTGATGGCGTCTATTGGTTCAACATTCAACATATCTTCCCTTGTACTTGAAGATATCATCAATACAGGACAACGGCCCAAAATAGACGAATCCGCAGAGGCTATTTTCATTAGCCTCAAGATGCTTTCATATGATCCCATCCAGACAACGGTAAATGCAGAACAGTTGAGCGCTGTGCTGACTGAGAATCTTCTCCTTACCTTTCAAGAACAACCGGGAAGCGTATTTGAACCCGTACGCGAGCGAATCAGACGTAAAAATGGTAGAATACGAAGTCTCGGCCCTGATTACCTGTTATATACCCTTCTTGATTGCGTCTTTGAAAACTATTTAAAAATAGTCGAAACTATGGGAGAAAAAATTGAAGAGTTCGACGAAGAGATTTTAACTAACCCAACTCAAGAACTTTTGGAAAAAATAAACTTCTATAAGCATGAGATGGCTTACATACGTAAGGCCGTACGGCCGGCTAGAGAGATTGTTTTAAAGCTTGTCAGAATCGAGAATGAGTTAATTTCACCTGAAATAAGTCCTTTTCTTAGAGACTTATCAGATATGTCCGAACAGACTGTTGATGCGGTTGAAGTCTATCGGGAAATGCTTAACGGCCACCTCAATATTTACAACATGACCATCACAAACCGTCTCAACGATGTAATGAAATTTCTTACTGTTTTTGCCACTATCTTTATTCCATTATCTTTTCTTGCAGGAATCTATGGAATGAACTTTGAGGTAATGCCGGAGCTCCACTATCAACATGGTTATTATATGTTGCTTTCTGTCATGGTACTCGTGGTGTTGCTAATGCTTGCGTACTTCAAGAAAAAAAACTGGTTATAA